From the Rhodoferax mekongensis genome, one window contains:
- the lysA gene encoding diaminopimelate decarboxylase → MSATLLPGQPHVHYENSQLHVEGCSLDALSITHGTPLFVYSKASMLDALAAYQRGFAGRNARICYAMKANSSLAILQLFAKAGCGFDIVSEGELARVLAAGADASKVIFSGVGKTRAEMACALEAGIGCFNVESEAEIDVLNEVALGMGKQAPISIRVNPNVDPKTHPYISTGLKGNKFGIAHERTLMTYQRAAALPGLKVVGIDCHIGSQITEETPYLDAMDRMLDLVESIEAAGIPIHHIDFGGGLGINYNGDTPPAADALWHKLLGKLDARGFGQRQLMIEPGRSLVGNAGVCVTEVLYMKPGEQKNFCIVDAAMNDLPRPAMYQAFHSIVPVKQAASQSSGAEVFDVVGPVCESGDWIGHDRTLQVQSGDKLAVLSAGAYCMSMSSNYNSRPKAAEVLVDGAHSHLIRQRDSFADQIRGEKLL, encoded by the coding sequence ATGAGCGCCACTCTTCTACCCGGCCAGCCCCACGTTCATTACGAGAACAGCCAGCTCCACGTGGAGGGCTGCTCGCTGGATGCGTTGTCCATCACCCATGGTACGCCGCTGTTTGTGTATTCCAAGGCCTCCATGCTGGACGCACTCGCGGCCTACCAGCGCGGCTTTGCAGGGCGCAATGCCCGCATCTGCTATGCGATGAAAGCCAACTCTTCCTTGGCCATTCTGCAATTGTTCGCCAAAGCCGGATGCGGCTTCGACATCGTGTCCGAAGGCGAATTAGCGCGCGTCCTGGCTGCCGGCGCAGATGCCAGCAAGGTCATCTTTTCTGGCGTGGGAAAAACACGTGCTGAAATGGCCTGCGCCCTGGAGGCAGGCATCGGCTGCTTTAACGTGGAAAGCGAAGCCGAGATCGATGTCTTGAACGAGGTCGCGCTCGGCATGGGCAAGCAGGCCCCTATCAGCATCCGCGTCAACCCCAACGTCGACCCCAAGACGCACCCCTACATCTCCACCGGTCTCAAAGGCAATAAATTCGGTATCGCGCACGAACGCACGCTGATGACCTACCAGCGGGCTGCGGCGCTGCCCGGCCTGAAGGTCGTGGGTATCGACTGCCACATCGGCTCCCAGATCACGGAAGAAACGCCTTACCTCGACGCCATGGACCGCATGCTGGATCTGGTGGAGTCGATTGAAGCCGCAGGCATCCCCATTCACCACATCGACTTCGGTGGGGGCTTGGGTATCAACTACAACGGAGACACACCTCCGGCAGCCGACGCCCTGTGGCACAAGCTGCTCGGCAAGCTCGACGCACGTGGCTTCGGCCAGCGGCAGCTCATGATTGAGCCCGGGCGCTCCCTGGTAGGTAACGCTGGCGTCTGCGTGACGGAGGTGCTTTACATGAAGCCCGGTGAGCAGAAGAACTTCTGCATCGTGGACGCGGCCATGAACGACCTGCCCCGCCCGGCCATGTACCAGGCCTTTCACTCCATCGTGCCTGTGAAGCAGGCGGCCTCTCAATCATCGGGGGCTGAAGTGTTTGACGTAGTGGGGCCCGTGTGCGAAAGCGGGGACTGGATCGGTCACGACCGCACGCTGCAAGTGCAGTCAGGCGACAAGCTGGCCGTTCTGTCGGCAGGCGCTTACTGCATGAGCATGTCGAGCAACTACAACTCCCGCCCCAAAGCAGCCGAGGTGTTGGTGGACGGTGCGCACAGCCACTTGATCCGTCAACGCGACAGCTTTGCCGACCAGATCCGCGGCGAAAAGCTGCTCTAA
- a CDS encoding lysophospholipid acyltransferase family protein, giving the protein MAFVFQFLSRWPLWLLHRLGTVCGWLVYVLSPGYRKRLQDHARQAGVHEADRRNAVAAAGRMVMELPRLWLGALVPVMWDGAHHIEQALAEQRGIIFLTPHLGSFEVTAQAYASRFGSSGAPMTVLYRPARQLWLRRIIEASRARPGLHTAPANLAGVKQLIKALRSGQCVGLLPDQVPPEGQGAWVPFFGRDAYTMTLAARLAQQTGARLVLAWGERLPAGAGYKVCVRPYELVLSLDLTEATAQINAAMEQVIRELPSQYLWGYARYKQPRRPDLAVGQESKKE; this is encoded by the coding sequence ATGGCCTTTGTATTTCAATTCCTGTCCCGCTGGCCTTTGTGGTTGTTGCACCGCCTGGGGACTGTGTGCGGTTGGCTGGTTTACGTGCTGTCCCCTGGCTACCGCAAACGCTTGCAGGACCACGCCCGTCAAGCAGGTGTCCACGAAGCTGACCGGCGTAATGCAGTGGCAGCTGCCGGTCGAATGGTGATGGAGCTTCCCCGGCTATGGCTGGGTGCCCTAGTGCCGGTGATGTGGGACGGTGCCCATCACATTGAGCAAGCGCTGGCTGAGCAACGCGGCATCATTTTTTTGACGCCGCATTTGGGCAGTTTTGAGGTGACGGCACAGGCCTATGCGAGCCGCTTTGGCTCATCCGGCGCTCCCATGACGGTACTTTACCGGCCCGCCCGCCAGCTTTGGTTGCGCCGGATTATTGAGGCCAGTCGTGCGCGACCGGGTCTGCACACGGCCCCAGCCAACCTGGCAGGGGTGAAGCAACTGATCAAAGCCCTGCGGTCAGGGCAGTGCGTGGGTCTGTTGCCCGACCAGGTGCCCCCGGAGGGGCAGGGCGCTTGGGTTCCTTTTTTTGGGCGCGATGCCTACACCATGACGTTGGCCGCGAGGTTGGCTCAGCAAACCGGTGCTCGACTGGTCTTGGCTTGGGGTGAGCGTTTGCCGGCCGGCGCAGGTTACAAGGTCTGTGTGCGGCCCTACGAACTGGTTTTGTCACTGGACTTGACGGAAGCCACCGCCCAGATCAATGCCGCCATGGAGCAGGTCATCAGGGAATTGCCTTCTCAATACCTGTGGGGCTACGCGCGCTATAAACAACCCCGGCGGCCGGACCTGGCAGTCGGACAGGAAAGCAAAAAAGAATGA
- a CDS encoding c-type cytochrome — MKLIAQLIFAASVATLAVSSFAEEPKKEAAAVAKPDLAKGEASYGAVCAACHGADGNSGTPAYPKLAQQHPEYLVKQLQEFKSDKRNNAVMKGFASALSDEDMKNIAYWVTSKKAKPGFAKDKELVTLGERIYRGGIADRQVAACAGCHSPNGAGIPSQYPRLSGQHADYTVAQLTAFRDGVRKNNLQMTQVAAKLNDREIKAVADYIAGLR; from the coding sequence ATGAAGTTGATTGCTCAATTGATCTTCGCAGCCTCCGTGGCTACGCTCGCTGTTTCTTCCTTTGCGGAAGAGCCGAAAAAAGAGGCTGCTGCAGTTGCAAAGCCCGATCTGGCCAAGGGTGAGGCAAGCTATGGCGCCGTCTGCGCCGCTTGTCACGGCGCCGACGGCAACTCCGGTACGCCCGCCTACCCCAAGCTGGCCCAACAGCACCCCGAATACCTGGTGAAGCAACTGCAGGAATTCAAGTCCGACAAACGCAACAACGCGGTCATGAAAGGCTTTGCGTCTGCGTTGAGTGACGAGGACATGAAAAACATTGCCTACTGGGTGACCAGCAAGAAAGCCAAGCCCGGCTTCGCGAAAGACAAAGAGCTCGTGACTTTGGGTGAGCGGATTTACCGTGGTGGCATTGCAGACCGTCAGGTCGCTGCCTGTGCCGGTTGCCACAGCCCGAACGGAGCCGGTATTCCCTCCCAATACCCCCGCTTGAGCGGCCAGCATGCTGATTACACCGTGGCCCAACTGACAGCATTCCGCGACGGAGTCCGCAAGAACAACCTGCAAATGACACAAGTGGCTGCGAAGCTGAATGACCGCGAAATCAAGGCAGTGGCCGACTACATCGCCGGGCTGCGTTAA
- the cyaY gene encoding iron donor protein CyaY: MTDPEFMSLAESLLRALELSCDRINDESDADVDNQRVGSMVTLTFANRSQIIVNLQKPLHEVWMAAKSGGYHYKWSGTEWLDTKGQGEFFAALSANASQQAGMTLVFKPV, translated from the coding sequence ATGACCGACCCAGAATTCATGAGCCTTGCCGAGTCTTTGTTGCGTGCTTTGGAGTTGTCATGCGATCGCATCAACGACGAATCGGATGCTGATGTGGACAACCAGCGGGTCGGGAGCATGGTGACACTGACCTTCGCCAATCGCTCACAGATCATCGTGAATTTGCAGAAACCCCTGCATGAAGTCTGGATGGCGGCCAAGTCCGGCGGCTACCATTACAAATGGTCTGGCACCGAATGGCTGGACACCAAAGGGCAGGGTGAATTTTTTGCAGCTTTGAGCGCCAACGCCAGCCAGCAGGCTGGCATGACATTGGTGTTCAAACCTGTCTAG
- a CDS encoding sulfite oxidase heme-binding subunit YedZ, whose amino-acid sequence MNTWLLHRGAKPCLLLALCAPVAYLVWAAVADQLGANPAEALIRSTGDWTLRLLCLTLLITPLRVITGWTGLARIRRMVGVSTFCYGLLHLAAYSWLDMGMEIADIVADIVKRPFILVGFAGMVLLTALAATSFNRAIKAMGARRWQALHRSVYAIAVFAILHFFWMRAGKNNFAEVAVYAAILSALLGWRARNFWIKRTAGAR is encoded by the coding sequence ATGAATACGTGGTTGCTACACCGCGGTGCCAAACCGTGCCTGCTTTTGGCGCTTTGCGCTCCCGTAGCCTACTTGGTATGGGCAGCGGTGGCCGATCAGTTGGGTGCAAACCCGGCTGAAGCTTTGATTCGATCCACCGGGGATTGGACCTTGCGTTTGCTTTGCCTGACGCTGTTGATCACCCCACTGCGGGTCATCACTGGCTGGACCGGATTAGCCCGCATTCGCCGCATGGTGGGCGTGTCGACTTTTTGCTACGGACTTCTCCACTTGGCTGCTTACAGTTGGCTGGACATGGGGATGGAGATTGCTGACATCGTTGCCGACATCGTAAAGCGGCCATTTATTCTGGTCGGATTTGCAGGGATGGTGTTGCTCACTGCCTTGGCTGCCACCTCCTTCAACCGGGCGATCAAAGCGATGGGGGCAAGGCGGTGGCAGGCATTGCACCGCAGTGTGTACGCGATTGCTGTATTCGCCATCCTCCACTTCTTCTGGATGCGCGCTGGCAAAAACAACTTTGCCGAGGTGGCGGTGTATGCCGCCATTCTGAGTGCTTTGCTCGGGTGGCGTGCCCGGAATTTTTGGATAAAAAGGACTGCTGGCGCCCGTTGA
- the msrP gene encoding protein-methionine-sulfoxide reductase catalytic subunit MsrP, with the protein MHIKSSSNGFEHPVSSEITPQVVYQDRRRLLKHMATGVAGAGLATWASRKAIAQGAGWGAKPGKLAALNTKATSVDGAVTSEKVTLYKDASTYNNFYEFGTDKADPAVNAHTLKTTPWTVEVEGLVKKPGKFAMEDLLKLSPMEERIYRLRCVEGWSMVIPWVGYSLAELIKKVEPLGSAKYVEFVTLADPKTMPFVGSRVLDWPYVEGLRLDEAQHPLTLLTFGMYGEILPNQSGAPVRLVVPWKYGFKSGKSIVKIRFTEKPPATAWNKAAANEYGFYSNVNPNVDHPRWSQATERRIGEDGLFAKKRKTLMFNGYEAQVGQLYAGMDLKKFF; encoded by the coding sequence ATGCATATCAAGTCCTCCTCTAACGGGTTCGAACATCCGGTTTCCAGCGAAATCACACCGCAGGTGGTCTATCAAGACCGGCGCCGCCTGCTCAAACACATGGCAACGGGCGTCGCAGGCGCAGGTTTGGCGACCTGGGCTTCTCGCAAAGCCATCGCTCAAGGTGCAGGGTGGGGCGCAAAGCCCGGCAAGCTGGCTGCGCTCAACACCAAAGCCACGTCGGTAGACGGGGCGGTCACGTCCGAGAAGGTCACGCTCTACAAAGACGCCAGCACCTACAACAATTTCTACGAATTCGGTACCGACAAGGCGGACCCTGCGGTCAACGCCCATACCCTCAAAACTACGCCGTGGACGGTGGAGGTGGAGGGCCTCGTCAAAAAACCGGGCAAGTTTGCGATGGAAGACCTGCTCAAACTCAGCCCCATGGAAGAGCGGATTTATCGCTTGCGTTGCGTTGAGGGCTGGTCCATGGTGATCCCCTGGGTGGGCTATTCACTGGCTGAGCTGATCAAGAAGGTCGAGCCTTTGGGGAGTGCCAAGTATGTGGAGTTCGTGACGCTGGCAGACCCCAAAACCATGCCTTTTGTAGGTTCCAGAGTCCTGGATTGGCCTTACGTGGAGGGTCTGCGTTTGGATGAAGCCCAGCATCCACTGACTTTGCTGACCTTTGGCATGTACGGTGAGATATTGCCGAACCAGAGCGGGGCTCCGGTGCGCTTGGTGGTGCCATGGAAATACGGTTTCAAGAGCGGCAAGAGCATCGTGAAGATCCGTTTCACCGAGAAGCCACCGGCCACCGCTTGGAACAAGGCTGCGGCGAATGAATATGGCTTCTATTCCAACGTCAACCCGAACGTGGATCACCCACGTTGGAGCCAGGCCACCGAGCGTCGCATTGGCGAAGATGGCTTGTTTGCCAAAAAGCGCAAGACCTTGATGTTCAACGGCTATGAGGCCCAAGTGGGTCAGTTGTATGCCGGCATGGACTTGAAGAAGTTTTTCTAA
- the ccsB gene encoding c-type cytochrome biogenesis protein CcsB yields the protein MSALPANETVGTDGSVTLELNASYFKRSVWEWLFAVLVIAGGVFAFVQYQSAMDVYEKGILLGAMPAAIWLGWLWKPLQRLMLVVAAFSLLGINTYQNDLARAETVFWLKYFLSSQSAILWMSMLFFMATLFYWIGVFAKGRADGLELVASRLVWAAVTMALIGTMVRWYESYLLGADIGHIPVSNLYEVFVMFCWMTAVFYLYFEAQYNTRALGAFVMLVVSAAVGFLLWYTVERQAQEIQPLVPALKSWWMKLHVPANFIGYGTFALAAMVAFAYLIKQQASETKWYRMAPLWLLGVVLCFEPIVFRKSSVTGLSDYWAMYFGISALIVAGILLGRKAIAAKLPDFEVLDDVMYKSIAVGFAFFTIATVLGALWAAEAWGGYWSWDPKETWALIVWLNYAAWLHMRLMKGLRGTVAAWWALAGLAVTTFAFIGVNMFLSGLHSYGTL from the coding sequence ATGAGCGCACTACCCGCCAACGAAACAGTAGGTACCGATGGGTCGGTGACCTTGGAATTGAACGCCAGCTATTTCAAGCGCTCGGTGTGGGAATGGCTGTTTGCAGTGCTGGTCATTGCAGGCGGTGTGTTTGCCTTTGTGCAATACCAGTCCGCCATGGACGTGTACGAAAAAGGCATCTTGTTGGGGGCCATGCCTGCTGCCATCTGGCTGGGATGGCTTTGGAAGCCACTGCAACGACTTATGCTGGTGGTTGCCGCTTTCTCTTTGCTAGGAATTAACACTTACCAGAACGACCTTGCACGCGCAGAGACGGTGTTCTGGCTGAAGTACTTCTTGTCCAGCCAGTCGGCGATATTGTGGATGAGCATGTTGTTTTTTATGGCGACGCTCTTCTATTGGATTGGTGTGTTCGCCAAGGGGCGGGCTGACGGTTTGGAGCTGGTCGCTTCCCGCTTGGTATGGGCCGCGGTGACTATGGCACTCATCGGCACCATGGTGCGTTGGTACGAGAGCTATCTGCTGGGTGCAGATATCGGCCACATTCCGGTGAGTAACCTCTACGAAGTATTTGTGATGTTCTGCTGGATGACAGCGGTGTTTTACTTGTATTTCGAGGCGCAATACAACACCCGCGCGCTGGGTGCCTTCGTCATGCTGGTGGTGAGTGCTGCGGTCGGTTTCTTGCTCTGGTACACCGTGGAGAGGCAAGCCCAAGAAATCCAGCCTTTGGTTCCGGCCTTGAAAAGCTGGTGGATGAAACTGCACGTCCCTGCCAACTTCATTGGCTACGGTACCTTTGCTTTGGCCGCGATGGTGGCTTTTGCCTACCTGATCAAGCAGCAAGCGTCTGAGACCAAGTGGTACCGGATGGCGCCACTCTGGCTCTTAGGCGTGGTCTTGTGCTTTGAGCCCATCGTGTTTCGCAAGTCTTCGGTCACCGGCTTGAGTGACTACTGGGCCATGTACTTCGGCATTTCTGCCTTGATCGTCGCCGGCATATTGCTGGGGCGCAAAGCAATCGCAGCCAAGTTGCCCGATTTCGAGGTGCTGGACGACGTGATGTACAAGTCCATCGCGGTCGGATTCGCATTTTTCACGATCGCTACCGTGCTGGGCGCCTTGTGGGCTGCAGAGGCCTGGGGTGGCTATTGGAGCTGGGATCCCAAAGAAACCTGGGCCCTGATCGTCTGGCTGAACTACGCCGCTTGGTTACATATGCGGCTGATGAAAGGCCTGCGTGGCACGGTAGCCGCCTGGTGGGCACTGGCGGGGCTGGCAGTCACCACCTTCGCCTTTATCGGGGTGAACATGTTCCTTAGCGGGTTGCACAGCTACGGAACTTTGTAA
- a CDS encoding lysophospholipid acyltransferase family protein, with the protein MSRWILRCMEVLGRLPLPLLRGLGVVLGWALYLLVRSRRRVVDINLTICFPEWTPSFRRRQSIRTFVAFAQAWLDRGWLWHASPEVLQARLRLCGALEELAGEAPTVLFAPHFVGLDAGWTALTQQGKRSFTTIYTDQANRVADAWILAGRKRFGGRLFGRIEGVKPIIAGLKAGEPLYLLPDMNFGPEESLFVPFFGRPAATVPSLSRFARLSRAKVVPILCRLTSTGYEIEVLPAWMDFPSGDMEADTAHMNRTLETYIKQMPEQYYWVHKRFKDQPLGMTPPY; encoded by the coding sequence ATGAGTCGTTGGATATTGCGTTGCATGGAGGTACTGGGCCGGTTGCCGCTGCCTTTGCTTCGGGGCTTGGGGGTCGTGCTTGGTTGGGCTTTGTACCTGCTGGTTCGCTCACGGCGGAGGGTGGTGGATATCAACCTGACAATCTGCTTCCCCGAATGGACACCCTCATTCCGTCGCAGGCAATCGATCCGCACTTTTGTCGCGTTCGCCCAAGCGTGGCTGGATCGCGGCTGGTTATGGCATGCAAGTCCTGAGGTACTCCAGGCGCGCTTACGCTTGTGCGGAGCGCTCGAAGAATTGGCAGGTGAAGCACCCACTGTTTTGTTCGCCCCGCATTTCGTCGGCTTGGATGCCGGATGGACAGCCTTGACCCAGCAGGGCAAGCGCAGTTTTACGACCATCTATACCGACCAGGCCAACAGAGTTGCTGACGCTTGGATATTGGCCGGGCGCAAGCGATTCGGCGGACGGTTGTTCGGGCGGATTGAGGGGGTGAAGCCCATCATTGCGGGACTGAAGGCGGGAGAGCCGCTGTATCTCTTGCCCGATATGAATTTCGGTCCGGAAGAGTCCTTGTTCGTACCGTTTTTTGGTCGCCCGGCTGCCACCGTTCCATCCCTGTCGCGCTTTGCCCGTTTGTCGCGGGCAAAGGTGGTGCCCATTCTTTGCCGACTGACGTCCACCGGCTATGAGATCGAAGTACTGCCAGCGTGGATGGATTTTCCCAGTGGGGACATGGAGGCAGATACGGCCCACATGAACCGCACGCTGGAAACTTACATCAAACAGATGCCCGAGCAGTATTACTGGGTGCACAAACGGTTTAAAGACCAGCCTTTGGGCATGACGCCGCCTTACTGA
- the lptM gene encoding LPS translocon maturation chaperone LptM — MLNRTRILVRGLIPLTCVLTLGACGQTGPLFLPKVPPKVSPASSTTPLPATKASDTTPAP; from the coding sequence ATGTTGAATCGAACGCGAATTCTAGTCAGAGGCTTGATCCCGCTGACTTGTGTGCTTACTTTGGGGGCATGCGGCCAAACAGGCCCGCTATTTCTGCCCAAAGTTCCACCCAAAGTGTCGCCGGCCAGCAGCACAACGCCCCTTCCCGCCACCAAAGCTTCAGACACCACACCTGCACCATGA
- a CDS encoding cytochrome c biogenesis protein ResB, which yields MTVSTQGIELHVGSRAWRATVELLSSMRFAISLLTVICIASIIGTVLKQHEPVGNYVNQFGPFWAEVFQRASLFNVYSAWWFLLILAFLVVSTSLCVARNTPKILADLRSYKENIREQSLKAFGHKAQAQLQESPEAAARRLGGLLAGGGWKVKLQSRETSKGTGWMLAAKAGAANKLGYIAAHSAIVLVCLGGLLDGDLVVRAQMLFAGKVPFKGGGMIADVPPEHRLSERNPTFRGNLMVAEGTQSSTAILSQSDGILLQELPFAVELKKFIVEYYSTGMPKLFASDIVIHDKATGEKIPARVEVNHPASYKGVEIYQSSFDDGGSALKFKAQPLRAAGAAFDLQGIVGGSSAIASRDSGNTDDLTVEYTGLRVINVENLSADAGAKTDVRGVDLRSAVDAQLGAANKHKENKSLRNVGPSFSYKLRDNAGQAREFNNYMLPVDLGDGTSVFLLGMRESPAEPFRYLRVPADADGSMDGFLRLSRALADTDLRKEAVRRYATKAIDSKRPDLVEQLAGSANRALTLFAGTDKSTAGLQAISDFIEGNVPETERNKAGEVLVRILNGVLYELAQLSREKAGLKPLPADAATQTFMTQAVLALSDVPLYPAPFVLSLTDFTQVQASVFQVARAPGKTVVYLGCALLILGVFAMLYVRERRLWIWLEPAETGSGVTAATMALSTNRKTMDGDKEFDHLKRRLLAWKE from the coding sequence ATGACTGTTTCAACCCAAGGCATTGAGCTCCATGTCGGTTCCCGGGCCTGGCGTGCCACCGTGGAACTGCTGTCCTCCATGCGGTTTGCCATCTCACTTTTGACGGTGATTTGCATTGCTTCGATCATCGGAACTGTTCTCAAACAGCATGAACCGGTGGGGAACTACGTCAACCAGTTCGGCCCGTTTTGGGCCGAAGTGTTTCAGCGCGCCAGTTTGTTCAATGTGTACAGCGCTTGGTGGTTTTTGCTGATTCTGGCGTTTCTGGTGGTGAGCACTTCGCTCTGCGTAGCTCGCAACACCCCCAAAATCCTAGCGGATCTGCGCTCCTACAAGGAAAACATCCGGGAGCAAAGTCTGAAGGCTTTCGGACACAAGGCGCAGGCGCAGCTGCAAGAGTCGCCGGAGGCAGCCGCCCGTCGTTTGGGAGGCTTGCTGGCAGGTGGTGGCTGGAAGGTCAAGCTCCAGTCCCGCGAGACTTCCAAGGGCACTGGGTGGATGTTGGCCGCCAAAGCGGGCGCTGCCAACAAACTGGGATACATCGCTGCCCACAGTGCCATCGTGCTGGTGTGCCTGGGGGGCTTGCTGGATGGTGATCTGGTGGTGCGTGCGCAAATGCTGTTTGCCGGCAAAGTTCCTTTCAAGGGCGGCGGGATGATTGCGGATGTACCGCCTGAGCACCGCCTGAGCGAACGCAACCCGACATTCCGGGGTAACCTGATGGTGGCGGAAGGGACCCAGTCCAGCACTGCCATCCTGAGCCAGTCCGACGGCATTCTGTTGCAGGAGCTCCCCTTCGCAGTAGAGCTCAAAAAATTCATTGTGGAGTACTACTCCACCGGCATGCCCAAGCTGTTTGCCAGTGACATCGTCATTCACGATAAAGCCACTGGAGAAAAGATCCCTGCCCGCGTGGAAGTGAATCATCCGGCGAGCTACAAGGGCGTTGAAATTTACCAGTCCAGTTTTGATGACGGTGGTTCGGCCCTGAAGTTCAAAGCACAACCTCTGCGTGCCGCAGGTGCTGCGTTTGACCTGCAGGGTATTGTGGGGGGCAGCAGCGCCATTGCCAGCCGCGACAGCGGCAATACAGATGACTTGACGGTGGAATACACGGGGCTGCGCGTGATCAACGTTGAAAACCTGTCTGCGGATGCCGGTGCCAAAACGGATGTGCGAGGTGTGGACTTGCGCTCGGCGGTAGATGCCCAGCTGGGCGCTGCCAACAAACACAAAGAGAACAAGAGCCTGCGCAATGTCGGCCCAAGCTTCAGCTACAAGCTTCGTGACAATGCGGGACAGGCGCGGGAATTTAACAACTACATGCTGCCGGTGGATCTGGGTGATGGCACGTCGGTGTTCTTGCTGGGGATGCGGGAGAGCCCTGCGGAACCATTCCGTTATCTCCGGGTCCCTGCCGATGCGGATGGCAGCATGGATGGATTCCTGCGTTTGAGCCGTGCCTTGGCAGACACTGACCTGCGCAAGGAAGCAGTCAGGCGCTATGCGACCAAAGCAATCGACTCCAAGCGTCCGGACTTGGTGGAGCAGCTCGCCGGCTCGGCGAATCGCGCGTTGACCTTGTTTGCCGGCACAGACAAGTCGACTGCAGGTTTACAAGCGATTTCTGACTTTATTGAGGGGAATGTGCCGGAAACCGAGCGCAACAAGGCCGGCGAAGTATTGGTGCGCATATTGAATGGTGTCCTTTATGAGCTGGCTCAACTCAGCCGTGAAAAAGCGGGGTTAAAGCCCTTGCCTGCTGATGCCGCGACGCAGACCTTCATGACCCAAGCCGTGCTGGCCCTGAGTGATGTGCCTCTGTACCCGGCGCCATTCGTGCTCTCGTTGACCGATTTCACGCAAGTCCAGGCCAGCGTGTTTCAGGTGGCCCGGGCGCCGGGCAAGACCGTGGTGTATCTGGGGTGTGCACTCTTGATTCTCGGGGTCTTTGCCATGTTGTATGTGCGTGAGCGCCGTTTGTGGATATGGTTGGAACCTGCAGAAACAGGCTCCGGCGTGACTGCGGCCACGATGGCCCTGTCGACCAACAGAAAAACCATGGATGGCGACAAAGAGTTCGACCACCTGAAACGTCGCCTGTTAGCCTGGAAGGAATAA